A window of the Streptomyces sp. Ag109_O5-10 genome harbors these coding sequences:
- a CDS encoding MFS transporter — protein sequence MPELSPRRRMLVLAICCMSLLIVSLDTTALNVGLPSMQRELHASTAGLQWTIDAYTLVLASLLMLAGSTGDRVGRKKVFMTGLVVFSIGSLLCSLAPNLDSLIAFRMIQAVGGSMLNPVAMSIITNTFTDPRERARAIGVWGAVVGISMAAGPLVGGLLVESVGWRAIFWVNLPVGLAALLLTLRFVPASRAPKARRPDPVGQVLVIALFGSLTYAIIEAPTAGTDTVLPFAAVAIAALLGLLWYEPRRDEPLIDLRFFRSAPFSGATVIAISAFASLGGFLFLSTLYLQNVRGLDALHAGLWMLPMAVPMFLCAPLAGRLVGSRGPRLPLVIAGVAMTASAVLFAAFEAETSDTTLFLGYVLFGVGFGFVNAPITNTAVSGMPRTQAGVAAAVASTSRQLGQTLGVAVIGAVLASGIGSSSYAGTFVGAARPGWWILAGCGLAVLLLGAVTNGGWARATAERAAERLAAPEIGTVVGSAERV from the coding sequence ATGCCCGAGCTCAGCCCCCGCCGCCGCATGCTCGTCCTCGCGATCTGCTGTATGAGCCTGCTGATCGTCAGTCTCGACACGACCGCGCTCAACGTCGGCCTGCCGTCCATGCAGCGCGAACTGCACGCCTCTACGGCGGGCCTGCAGTGGACGATCGACGCGTACACCCTGGTCCTCGCCTCGCTGCTGATGCTCGCCGGTTCCACGGGCGACCGGGTCGGCCGCAAGAAGGTCTTCATGACCGGCCTGGTCGTCTTCTCGATCGGCTCCCTGCTCTGCTCCCTCGCGCCGAACCTCGACTCGCTGATCGCGTTCCGCATGATCCAGGCGGTGGGCGGCTCGATGCTCAACCCGGTCGCGATGTCGATCATCACCAACACCTTCACCGACCCGCGCGAGCGGGCCCGGGCGATCGGCGTGTGGGGCGCGGTGGTCGGCATATCCATGGCCGCCGGGCCACTGGTCGGCGGCCTGCTCGTGGAGTCGGTCGGCTGGCGCGCGATCTTCTGGGTCAACCTCCCGGTGGGCCTGGCGGCCCTCCTGCTGACCCTGCGCTTCGTGCCGGCGTCCCGGGCCCCGAAGGCCCGCCGCCCCGACCCGGTCGGCCAGGTGCTGGTCATCGCCCTGTTCGGCTCGCTGACGTACGCGATCATCGAGGCGCCGACGGCGGGCACGGACACCGTCCTGCCCTTCGCCGCGGTGGCCATCGCCGCCCTGCTGGGCCTCCTCTGGTACGAGCCGCGCCGCGACGAGCCCCTGATCGACCTGCGGTTCTTCCGCTCGGCCCCGTTCAGCGGCGCGACCGTGATCGCGATCAGCGCGTTCGCGTCCCTCGGCGGCTTCCTGTTCCTGTCCACGCTGTACCTGCAGAACGTGCGCGGCCTGGACGCCCTGCACGCGGGCCTGTGGATGCTGCCGATGGCGGTCCCGATGTTCCTGTGCGCCCCGCTGGCCGGGCGCCTCGTCGGCAGCCGGGGCCCGCGGCTGCCGCTGGTGATCGCCGGCGTCGCGATGACCGCGAGCGCGGTCCTGTTCGCCGCGTTCGAGGCGGAGACCTCGGACACCACCCTCTTCCTCGGCTACGTCCTGTTCGGCGTCGGCTTCGGCTTCGTGAACGCCCCGATCACCAACACCGCGGTCTCCGGCATGCCGAGGACCCAGGCGGGCGTCGCGGCCGCGGTCGCCTCCACCAGCCGCCAGCTGGGCCAGACCCTGGGCGTCGCGGTGATCGGCGCGGTGCTGGCCTCCGGGATCGGCTCGTCGTCGTACGCCGGCACCTTCGTGGGCGCCGCCCGCCCCGGCTGGTGGATCCTGGCCGGCTGCGGTCTCGCGGTCCTGCTCCTGGGCGCCGTGACGAACGGCGGCTGGGCCCGCGCCACGGCGGAGCGGGCCGCGGAACGGCTGGCGGCACCGGAGATCGGCACGGTCGTGGGGAGCGCGGAGCGCGTCTAG
- the dusB gene encoding tRNA dihydrouridine synthase DusB, whose protein sequence is MPESTSPLQVGPHTVRPPVVLAPMAGITNAPFRTLCREFSGGKGLFVSEMITTRALVERNEKTMQLIRFDETEKPRSIQLYGVDPATVGKAVRMIAEEGLADHIDLNFGCPVPKVTRKGGGSALPYKRNLLRAILREAVAGAGDLPVTMKMRKGIDDDHITYLDAGRIAVEEGVTSIALHGRTAAQHYGGTADWEAIARLKEHVPEIPVLGNGDIWSAQDALRMVRETGCDGVVVGRGCLGRPWLFADLVAAFEGRPEDVREPSLREVADVMVRHATLLGEWLGDESKGVVDFRKHVAWYLKGFAVGSEMRKKLAITSSLADLRAGLDELDLDQPWPSGADGPRGRTSGNNRVVLPDGWLKDPYDCAGIGEDAELDTSGG, encoded by the coding sequence ATGCCCGAGTCCACGTCCCCCCTCCAGGTCGGCCCGCACACCGTCCGGCCGCCGGTCGTCCTCGCCCCCATGGCGGGCATCACCAACGCGCCCTTCCGCACCCTGTGCAGGGAGTTCAGCGGCGGCAAGGGGCTGTTCGTCAGCGAGATGATCACGACCCGGGCGCTGGTCGAGCGCAACGAGAAGACCATGCAGCTGATCCGCTTCGACGAGACCGAGAAGCCCCGGTCCATCCAGCTGTACGGCGTCGACCCGGCCACCGTCGGCAAGGCCGTCCGCATGATCGCGGAGGAGGGCCTGGCCGACCACATCGACCTGAACTTCGGCTGCCCGGTCCCGAAGGTGACGAGGAAGGGCGGCGGGTCGGCCCTCCCCTACAAGCGGAACCTGCTGCGCGCCATCCTCCGCGAGGCCGTCGCCGGCGCCGGAGACCTGCCCGTCACCATGAAGATGCGCAAGGGCATCGACGACGACCACATCACCTACCTCGACGCCGGCCGGATCGCCGTCGAGGAGGGCGTCACCTCCATCGCCCTGCACGGCCGCACCGCCGCCCAGCACTACGGCGGCACCGCCGACTGGGAGGCCATCGCCCGCCTGAAGGAGCACGTCCCGGAGATCCCCGTGCTCGGCAACGGCGACATCTGGTCGGCGCAGGACGCGCTCAGGATGGTCCGCGAGACGGGCTGCGACGGAGTCGTGGTCGGCCGCGGCTGCCTGGGCCGGCCGTGGCTCTTCGCGGACCTCGTCGCCGCCTTCGAGGGCCGTCCGGAGGACGTCCGCGAGCCGTCCCTCCGCGAGGTCGCCGACGTCATGGTCCGGCACGCGACCCTGCTGGGCGAGTGGCTCGGCGACGAGTCCAAGGGCGTCGTCGACTTCCGTAAGCACGTCGCCTGGTACCTGAAGGGCTTCGCGGTCGGCAGCGAGATGCGCAAGAAGCTCGCCATCACGTCCTCGCTGGCCGACCTCCGCGCCGGCCTGGACGAACTGGACCTCGACCAGCCCTGGCCCTCCGGCGCCGACGGCCCCCGCGGCCGTACGTCCGGCAACAACCGCGTGGTGCTGCCGGACGGCTGGCTGAAGGACCCCTACGACTGCGCGGGCATCGGCGAGGACGCGGAACTGGACACTTCGGGAGGCTGA